A single region of the Salvia miltiorrhiza cultivar Shanhuang (shh) chromosome 8, IMPLAD_Smil_shh, whole genome shotgun sequence genome encodes:
- the LOC130997551 gene encoding uncharacterized protein LOC130997551 isoform X2 yields MEGSVLPPSQKTSRKCANHSKDLWLVVREGSVSDVDSALLMLKKNGGNINARNLFGLTPLHIATWRNHIPVVRRLLEAGADPNARDGESEWSSLHRALHFGHLAVACVLLQFGALLTLGDSKSRTPIDLLSGPVLQAVGKETSSSMQRILKYVFLGLFLTSSWMLIYFFLFSVNTEVFSWGSGVNYQLGTGNAHIQKLPCKVESLHGSFIKSISAAKFHSVAVSACGEVYTWGFGRGGRLGHPDFDIHSGQAAVITPRQVTMGLGARRVNAVAAAKHHTVVATEGGEVFTWGSNREGQLGYTSVDTQPTPRRVSSLKARIVAVSAANKHTAVVSLAGEIYTWGCNREGQLGYGTSNSASNYSPRVVAYLKGKHLVGVSAAKYHTIVLGSDGEVFTWGHRLVNPRRVTIARNIRKAGNTVLKFHRKERLTVVAIAAGMTHSTALTDDGALFYWSSSDPELQSHQLHSLCGKGIVSISAGKYWTAAVTVTGDTYMWDGKKGQDSPPSPARLHGVKKATSVSVGETHLLIVSSLYHPCYLPQFADPQQKVKGEIDELREGFMFDDVENEDVLSDMKDDIENPALPSFRNSYEKPSVPSLKSLCEKVAAEHLVEPRNAIQVLEIADSLGADDLKRHCEEIVIRNLDYVLAVSAQTFAGTSLDILVDLEKLLDLKSSEPWSCRQLPTPTAKFPAIINSEDENGEDDTLRTRVDGTNGIILCKEGAHRLDGFLQSDDVAVEGVHKRIRALRKKLQQIELLEEKQSKGHLLDGQQISKLEMRSVLENSLAELGAPIETVQPIASSVVDERGSKKAESRKQRRKNKEKAAQKEDGCSDLAIDSEPGIMKGFLDAEVREEINKVQEKATDSGSFVAIHQTTVSKSHCKKAAGDVPPDVIASPTPSKKKNRKGGLSMFLSGALDDVPKSVAPPPPVLMPKSEGPAWGGAKASQGPKSLRIIQDEQSKTETKPTKKKESEDHSEGNNGKLPLSSFICSSPIVMAPARKSPISPDGDRNTPPWAASGTPPSFSRPSLRDIQFQQQLGVSHSPKNSTTGFSVMNGPGSPSESAGLNRWFKPEVDAPSSLRSIQIEERAIKDLKRFYSNVRIVKNQS; encoded by the exons atggAGGGTTCAGTTTTGCCTCCATCCCAGAAAACATCCCGTAAATGTGCTAATCATAGTAAGGATCTCTGGCTGGTTGTGCGAGAGGGCTCTGTATCTGATGTAGATTCAGCCTTGTTGATGCTAAAGAAAAATGGGGGAAACATTAACGCGAGGAACCTGTTTGGGCTCACACCTTTGCATATTGCTACCTGGAGGAACCACATACCAGTTGTGAGAAGGCTTCTTGAAGCTGGTGCAGACCCTAATGCGAGg GATGGGGAATCAGAGTGGAGTAGCCTTCACAGGGCTCTCCATTTTGGACATTTAGCAGTTGCTTGTGTCCTCCTCCAATTTGGCGCCTTGTTGACATTGGGGGATTCGAAATCTAGAACACCAATTGATCTCTTGTCTGGGCCTGTACTGCAGGCTGTTGGCAAGGAAACCAGTTCGAGTATGCAACGAATCCTCAAATATGTTTTTCTAGGTTTATTTCTGACATCATCATGGATGTTGatctatttctttttattttcagtaAATACAGAAGTCTTTAGCTGGGGCAGTGGTGTAAACTATCAACTTGGAACTGGAAATGCACACATCCAGAAGTTACCATGCAAAGTGGAATCTCTTCATGGTTCATTCATCAAATCTATTTCTGCTGCAAAGTTCCACAGTGTGGCAGTTAGTGCATGTGGGGAAGTTTACACTTGGGGATTTGGAAGGGGTGGCCGCCTAGGGCATCCCGACTTTGATATACACAG TGGCCAAGCTGCAGTCATCACTCCTCGTCAAGTGACAATGGGTTTAGGTGCACGTCGAGTTaatgctgttgctgctgctaaACATCACACTGTTGTTGCGACAGAGGGTGGAGAAGTATTTACATGGGGTTCCAATCGAG AGGGTCAGCTTGGCTATACTTCTGTTGACACGCAACCTACTCCTCGTAGAGTAAGTTCCTTGAAGGCAAGAATAGTGGCTGTTTCTGCAGCAAATAAACACACAGCGGTAGTTTCACTGGCTGGTGAGATATATACATGGGGTTGCAATAGAGAGGGCCAACTTGGTTATGGCACCTCTAACTCAGCTTCAAATTACAGCCCGAGGGTAGTGGCATACTTGAAGGGTAAACACCTCGTTGGAGTCTCTGCAGCAAAGTATCACACTATTGTTTTAGGGTCTGATGGGGAG GTGTTCACTTGGGGTCATCGACTTGTTAACCCTAGACGTGTAACCATTGCTAGAAATATTAGGAAAGCTGGAAATACTGTGCTGAAATTTCATCGCAAGGAACGCCTTACTGTTGTTGCTATAGCCGCTGGCATGACACACAGCACAGCACTTACAGATGATGGTGCATTGTTCTACTGGTCATCTTCAGATCCTGAACTTCAGAGTCACCAG TTACACTCACTATGTGGGAAAGGGATAGTTAGCATATCTGCTGGGAAATACTGGACTGCTGCAGTTACTGTGACTGGTGATACTTACATGTGGGATGGTAAGAAGGGACAAGATTCTCCACCTAGTCCAGCTAGGCTGCATGGGGTGAAGAAAGCAACCTCAGTATCAGTTGGAGAAACGCATTTGCTGATTGTTAGCTCACTCTATCATCCATGCTATCTTCCCCAGTTTGCTGATCCACAACAAAAGGTCAAGGGTGAAATAGATGAACTGCGTGAAGGTTTCATGTTTGATGATGTAGAGAATGAGGATGTGTTGTCCGATATGAAGGATGATATTGAAAATCCAGCACTGCCCAGTTTTAGAAATTCTTATGAGAAGCCAAGCGTACCGAGCTTAAAAAGTCTTTGTGAAAAAGTAGCTGCAGAGCATTTGGTTGAGCCAAGAAATGCCATACAAGTGCTTGAAATTGCAGATTCCCTGGGAGCAGATGATCTCAAGAGACATTGTGAG GAGATTGTGATTCGTAACCTAGATTATGTACTCGCAGTGTCAGCGCAAACTTTTGCTGGCACGTCATTGGATATTTTGGTTGATCTTGAAAAACTTCTAGACTTGAAGTCATCAGAGCCATGGAGTTGTCGTCAGCTTCCTACACCCACTGCAAAATTTCCAGCTATAATAAATAGTGAAGATGAGAATGGTGAAGATGATACACTTAGGACGCGCGTTGATGGTACAAACGGGATAATTTTATGCAAAGAGGGAGCTCATAGGTTAGATGGCTTTTTACAATCCGATGATGTTGCAGTGGAAGGTGTCCACAAAAGAATCAGAGCTTTGAGAAAAAAGTTGCAGCAGATTGAGCTGCTTGAGGAAAAACAATCTAAGGGCCATCTTCTCGATGGCCAGCAGATTTCCAAACTTGAAATGAGATCGGTGCTGGAGAATTCACTTGCTGAGCTTGGTGCGCCAATTGAAACTGTTCAACCAATAGCATCTTCCGTGGTAGATGAAAGAGGGAGTAAAAAAGCAGAATCTagaaaacaaagaagaaagaACAAAGAAAAGGCTGCCCAGAAGGAAGATGGTTGTAGTGATTTAGCTATTGATTCTGAGCCAGGCATCATGAAGGGCTTCCTGGATGCTGAAGTTCGCGAAGAGATCAATAAGGTTCAG GAGAAAGCTACAGATTCTGGGAGTTTTGTGGCAATTCACCAGACCACGGTTTCTAAATCTCATTGTAAGAAGGCAGCTGGAGATGTTCCCCCAGATGTGATTGCTTCTCCAACTCCATCTAAGAAAAAGAACAGGAAAGGCGGGCTTTCTATGTTTCTCAGTGGGGCCCTTGACGATGTTCCAAAAAGTGTTGCCCCACCTCCGCCTGTCTTGATGCCGAAAAGTGAGGGTCCTGCTTGGGGTGGTGCTAAAGCTTCTCAGGGACCAAAGTCGCTTCGCATCATACAGGACGAGCAGAGCAAGACCGAGACCAAGCCCACAAAGAAGAAAGAGTCAGAAGATCATTCCGAAGGCAACAACGGGAAACTCCCATTAAGTTCATTCATCTGTTCCTCTCCAATAGTTATGGCCCCTGCTCGGAAATCACCAATATCTCCCGATGGAGATAGAAACACACCACCTTGGGCGGCATCTGGAACTCCCCCCTCCTTTTCCCGTCCATCTCTAAGGGACATCCAATTCCAGCAG CAGCTTGGAGTTTCTCATAGCCCAAAGAATAGCACTACTGGATTCTCCGTGATGAATGGCCCGGGATCGCCATCAGAATCTGCTGGCTTGAACCGTTGGTTCAAACCAGAGGTCGATGCTCCCTCGTCACTTCGCTCGATTCAGATTGAAGAGAGGGCTATTAAAGACCTGAAGCGCTTCTACAGCAATGTTAGGATTGTAAAGAACCAGTCGTAA